In Lysobacter lycopersici, a genomic segment contains:
- a CDS encoding RNA-binding S4 domain-containing protein, producing MTKQDDNIATSVRLDLWLWAARFYRTRALAKQAIDTGKVEVDGQRAKPSRGVRAGDALVVARGEERFEVEVLALADVRGPASIAQSLYRESEASRNAREQLRALRAAERTGYRAPETKPDKRARRLIRALGDIDAG from the coding sequence ATGACGAAGCAAGACGACAACATCGCCACCAGCGTCCGCCTCGACCTCTGGCTCTGGGCCGCGCGCTTCTATCGCACCCGCGCGCTGGCGAAGCAGGCCATCGACACCGGCAAGGTCGAGGTCGACGGGCAACGCGCGAAGCCATCGCGCGGCGTGCGTGCCGGCGACGCGCTGGTCGTCGCGCGCGGCGAGGAACGCTTCGAAGTCGAAGTGCTGGCACTCGCCGACGTGCGTGGCCCGGCCAGCATCGCGCAGTCGCTATATCGCGAATCGGAAGCGTCGCGAAACGCGCGCGAACAGCTGCGTGCGCTGCGCGCCGCCGAACGCACGGGCTATCGTGCGCCCGAAACGAAACCCGACAAGCGTGCGCGGCGCCTGATCCGCGCGCTGGGCGACATCGATGCCGGCTGA